A region of the Geomonas subterranea genome:
TGCCATATATGATGAGAACTTTTGGCGGATGCGGGGCTTGTTCGTTATAGGCAGAAGCCTGGTGAATCCCCAGTACGAGCAGAATTAAAACGGAAGGCAGAAGGCGGCATAATGGGGAGTGGAAAAAGACAGGGAAATACAAGGGATGTTTGTGCATCTCGCTGGTCATGACAAAGCCCCCCTTTGTACGTGATCTACTATAGCATTTGAGAGTTGCGCGGCAACCGAGCAATGGCACACAGCTATAAAAGCAGAGCGATCCTGGGGTCCTTTGAGAGTACGCGTAAGCTGAGAGTAAGAAAGTTGAAGCCCCACAAATGGCTGCCTGAAGGCCTGCATATTGTGACAAGGTGGGACGGCACGGTGCCGGATCATTGTGTGGGGAGGAGGCGACGGGAGTCGCCAGGGGGGGGAGAGCGGAAAACGAAACAGCCCCCCGGCAAGAACCGGGAGGCTGTTTTTTTAATGGTGGCGGTGCAGGGACTTGAACCCCGGACAACACGGATATGAGCCGTGTGCTCTAACCAGCTGAGCTACACCGCCGAGCTCTATAATGTAATAATGTCAGATACCTACTGCAGTCTCAAGGACTCTTTCGCGCCGCCTCAAGAGACACTCTTTATATTCTAGAGCGCATTTTTTGTCAATAAAAAACTGTGCTAAAACTTTTTCATCTGTATCATCCACAACAACGATGCAATCTACTTCACGATATCCAGAAGCTCGACCTCGAATACCAGTGTCGCATTAGGGGGAATCATCCCGGCACCACGTTGGGCATAAGCAAGGTCGGGAGGACAGACCAACTGGGCCTTCCCACCAACCTTCATCTTCTGCAAACCTTCGGTCCAACACTTGATCACCTGGTTCACACTAAATTCCGCAGGAGCACCCGACTTATATGAGTTGTCGAATTCCTTGCCGTCGACAAGAGTACCGCGATAGTGCACCTTCACCTTGTCGGTAGCTGTTGGGCTCGCACCGGTCCCTTCCTTGAGCGGCTTATAGATGAGACCGGAGGGAGTCTTCACTGCGCCTTTCTCACTCGCGGCCTTCTCGATGAATTCCTGGGATTTCGCAGCAAGCTTATCGCTCTGTGCGGCACGGCGGGCTGTTATCAGTTGCTGAGCTTTCACCCCGTACGGGGCGATGTCAAAACTCGGGGCCTTCCTTTCAATTCCATCCTTAAGCCCTTTCAGCACCTGGTCGGTCTCATCCTGGGACATATCGATCCCGCCAAGCTGCCGGGAGAGGAACTGTCCAACCGCATAAAATGTTTTCTGTTCGTCCGCTTTCTTCTCGTCGGCCGCATAGGCGGGCAGTGCGAATAGTGCTACTAATGCAATGA
Encoded here:
- a CDS encoding FKBP-type peptidyl-prolyl cis-trans isomerase, with the translated sequence MSRLLIIALVALFALPAYAADEKKADEQKTFYAVGQFLSRQLGGIDMSQDETDQVLKGLKDGIERKAPSFDIAPYGVKAQQLITARRAAQSDKLAAKSQEFIEKAASEKGAVKTPSGLIYKPLKEGTGASPTATDKVKVHYRGTLVDGKEFDNSYKSGAPAEFSVNQVIKCWTEGLQKMKVGGKAQLVCPPDLAYAQRGAGMIPPNATLVFEVELLDIVK